One genomic segment of Streptomyces sp. RerS4 includes these proteins:
- a CDS encoding VCBS repeat domain-containing M23 family metallopeptidase, whose product MSSSPSSATSTPLSRRMSKGVRIATGLICATLAATALSIGGAQAEGELHHEVLPELTAEEMGLSDTYNAPMAATFATGDSRPKFQMPFACGETWFGDSRSHHSPSPNAIDWTHGGTTTNKSVLASAGGTAHIRDKGNTSYGKFVVIDHGNGWSTLYAHLNAFKVSEGERVAAGDLIGLVGSTGGSSGPHLHYEQRHNRSYERTVFNGSAFYPDANLTSKNCPAPTPDDKPEGPGGGGTGDTGMIDLASADLNGDGVTDVAAVEKSTGKLWLYKGNANGTIASGSARVMIGSGGWNGMSNLTGGDFTGDGKDDIAAVEESTGKLWLYKGADNSTIGSGGRVLIGSGGWNGMSDLTALNLNGDVVSDLAAVEKSTGKLYLYPGSTSGQLGARKEIGSGGWNGMSNLTGMDVNNSGRQDLVAVEESTGKLWLYPGNNGYIGERVLIGSGGWNGMSDLIGGDLQGATGADDLVAVQNSTGKLFLYPGTGSGLGARKEIGSGGW is encoded by the coding sequence GTGTCTTCTTCGCCCTCTTCCGCCACCTCCACCCCGCTCTCCCGCCGCATGTCCAAGGGCGTGCGCATAGCCACCGGACTGATCTGCGCCACCCTGGCCGCCACCGCCCTCTCCATCGGCGGGGCCCAGGCCGAAGGCGAGCTCCACCACGAGGTGCTGCCGGAGCTGACCGCCGAGGAGATGGGGCTGTCGGACACGTACAACGCCCCGATGGCCGCCACGTTCGCCACCGGCGACAGCCGCCCCAAGTTCCAGATGCCGTTCGCCTGCGGTGAGACCTGGTTCGGCGACTCCCGCTCGCACCACAGCCCCTCCCCGAACGCCATCGACTGGACGCACGGCGGCACGACCACGAACAAGTCCGTACTGGCCAGCGCCGGCGGTACCGCCCACATCAGGGACAAGGGCAACACCAGCTACGGCAAGTTCGTCGTCATCGACCACGGCAACGGCTGGAGCACCCTCTACGCCCACCTCAACGCCTTCAAGGTGTCCGAGGGCGAGAGGGTCGCGGCCGGTGACCTGATCGGCCTCGTCGGCAGCACCGGCGGATCCAGCGGCCCCCACCTGCACTACGAGCAGCGCCACAACCGCAGCTACGAGCGCACCGTCTTCAACGGCAGCGCCTTCTACCCCGACGCCAACCTGACCAGCAAGAACTGCCCGGCCCCGACGCCCGACGACAAGCCGGAGGGCCCGGGTGGCGGCGGCACCGGCGACACCGGCATGATCGACCTGGCTTCGGCCGACCTGAACGGCGACGGCGTGACCGACGTGGCCGCCGTGGAGAAGTCCACGGGCAAGCTCTGGCTGTACAAGGGCAACGCGAACGGGACCATCGCGAGCGGCAGCGCCCGCGTGATGATCGGCTCGGGCGGCTGGAACGGCATGTCCAACCTGACCGGCGGCGACTTCACCGGCGACGGCAAGGACGACATCGCCGCCGTGGAGGAGTCCACGGGCAAGCTGTGGCTCTACAAGGGCGCCGACAACTCGACCATCGGCAGCGGCGGCCGCGTCCTGATCGGTTCGGGCGGCTGGAACGGCATGTCCGACCTGACGGCCCTCAACCTCAACGGCGACGTGGTCTCCGACCTCGCGGCGGTCGAGAAGTCCACGGGCAAGCTCTACCTCTACCCGGGCTCCACGAGCGGGCAGCTCGGCGCCCGCAAGGAGATCGGCTCCGGCGGCTGGAACGGCATGTCCAACCTGACCGGCATGGACGTGAACAACAGCGGCCGCCAGGACCTGGTCGCGGTGGAGGAGTCCACGGGCAAGCTGTGGCTCTACCCCGGCAACAACGGGTACATCGGTGAGCGCGTCCTGATCGGCTCGGGCGGCTGGAACGGCATGTCCGACCTGATCGGCGGCGACCTCCAGGGCGCCACCGGCGCCGACGACCTGGTCGCGGTGCAGAACTCGACCGGCAAGCTCTTCCTCTACCCGGGCACCGGCAGCGGTCTGGGCGCCCGCAAGGAGATCGGCTCCGGCGGCTGGTGA